The following coding sequences lie in one Zingiber officinale cultivar Zhangliang chromosome 2B, Zo_v1.1, whole genome shotgun sequence genomic window:
- the LOC122046047 gene encoding vacuolar cation/proton exchanger 3-like isoform X1: protein MMRPADEREGFAMEMETIASPSSPSTKIVSSELLHSRSLSNVAYSRIPWGILKGFSKSIKVVIFSAKINILLPFGPLSIILHFLTKNHGLVFFFNLVGIIPLAERLGYATEQLATYTGHTVGGLLNATFGNATEMIIAIYALKSGMIRVVQQSLLGSILSNMLLVLGCAFFAGGVVHNKKDQFFNKAAAVVNSGLLLMAVMGLTFPAVLHFTRSEVHYGKSEVALSRFSSGVMLVAYASYLFFQLRSHQNSYHPISDGEGHIEDSDEDEPPELSQWESISWLAVLTLWISILSEYLVDVIEGASDALNLPLAFISVILLPIVGNAAEHASAIMFAMKDKLDISLGVAIGSSTQISMFVIPFTVVVGWVMGTQMDLNFQLFETATLFITVLVVAFMLQEGTANYFKGLMLILCYFIVAASFYFHTDPTESD from the exons ATG ATGAGACCTGCGGATGAAAGGGAAGGTTTTGCAATGGAGATGGAGACAATTGCTAGTCCATCATCACCGTCCACAAAGATTGTCTCATCTGAGTTACTTCATAGTAGGTCTCTTTCGAATGTTGCCTATTCGAGGATCCCCTGGGGAATACTCAAAGGATTTTCAAAGAGCATTAAAGTTGTCATTTTCAGTGCAAAAATTAATATTCTACTACCATTTGGACCTCTGTCAATCATTCTCCACTTTCTTACTAAAAATCAT GGGTTAGTTTTCTTCTTCAATTTGGTAGGTATTATTCCTTTAGCTGAACGTTTAGGATATGCAACAGA GCAACTTGCTACTTACACTGGTCATACAG TTGGTGGATTGCTGAACGCAACCTTTGGTAATGCAACTGAAATGATAATAGCAATATATGCATTAAAAAGTGGAATGATCCGTGTTGTACAACAATCACTCTTGGGCTCTATTTTATCAAATATGCTACTAGTTCTTGGTTGTGCTTTTTTTGCCGGTGGGGTTGTTCACAACAAAAAAGATCAATTCTTCAATAAG GCTGCTGCTGTTGTGAATTCGGGGTTGCTGTTGATGGCTGTTATGGGTTTAACATTTCCTGCTGTCCTCCACTTTACAAGATCAGAGGTGCACTATGGAAAGTCAGAGGTTGCCCTTTCAAGGTTTAGCAGTGGCGTTATGCTTGTGGCATATGCTAGTTACCTTTTTTTCCAACTCAGGAGTCATCAAAACAGTTACCATCCAATTTCAGAT GGAGAGGGGCATATTGAGGACTCTGATGAAGATGAGCCTCCAGAGTTGAGCCAATGGGAATCAATATCATGGCTTGCAGTTTTAACACTTTGGATTTCCATTCTTTCTGAGTACCTTGTTGATGTCATAGAG GGAGCTTCAGATGCATTGAACCTTCCACTGGCCTTTATCAGTGTCATTTTACTTCCTATTGTTGGAAATGCTGCTGAACACGCTAGTGCAATTATGTTTGCCATGAAGGATAAGCTT GATATTTCTCTGGGAGTTGCCATTGGATCATCAACTCAAATATCCATGTTTGTG ATTCCTTTCACTGTGGTTGTTGGTTGGGTTATGGGGACACAGATGGACCTAAATTTTCAGTTATTTGAGACTGCAACTCTTTTTATAACAGTGTTGGTTGTGGCATTTATGCTACAG GAGGGCACGGCAAACTATTTCAAAGGTTTAATGTTGATACTCTGCTACTTCATTGTCGCTGCTAGCTTCTATTTCCACACTGATCCAACAGAAA
- the LOC122046047 gene encoding vacuolar cation/proton exchanger 3-like isoform X2: protein MRPADEREGFAMEMETIASPSSPSTKIVSSELLHSRSLSNVAYSRIPWGILKGFSKSIKVVIFSAKINILLPFGPLSIILHFLTKNHGLVFFFNLVGIIPLAERLGYATEQLATYTGHTVGGLLNATFGNATEMIIAIYALKSGMIRVVQQSLLGSILSNMLLVLGCAFFAGGVVHNKKDQFFNKAAAVVNSGLLLMAVMGLTFPAVLHFTRSEVHYGKSEVALSRFSSGVMLVAYASYLFFQLRSHQNSYHPISDGEGHIEDSDEDEPPELSQWESISWLAVLTLWISILSEYLVDVIEGASDALNLPLAFISVILLPIVGNAAEHASAIMFAMKDKLDISLGVAIGSSTQISMFVIPFTVVVGWVMGTQMDLNFQLFETATLFITVLVVAFMLQEGTANYFKGLMLILCYFIVAASFYFHTDPTESD, encoded by the exons ATGAGACCTGCGGATGAAAGGGAAGGTTTTGCAATGGAGATGGAGACAATTGCTAGTCCATCATCACCGTCCACAAAGATTGTCTCATCTGAGTTACTTCATAGTAGGTCTCTTTCGAATGTTGCCTATTCGAGGATCCCCTGGGGAATACTCAAAGGATTTTCAAAGAGCATTAAAGTTGTCATTTTCAGTGCAAAAATTAATATTCTACTACCATTTGGACCTCTGTCAATCATTCTCCACTTTCTTACTAAAAATCAT GGGTTAGTTTTCTTCTTCAATTTGGTAGGTATTATTCCTTTAGCTGAACGTTTAGGATATGCAACAGA GCAACTTGCTACTTACACTGGTCATACAG TTGGTGGATTGCTGAACGCAACCTTTGGTAATGCAACTGAAATGATAATAGCAATATATGCATTAAAAAGTGGAATGATCCGTGTTGTACAACAATCACTCTTGGGCTCTATTTTATCAAATATGCTACTAGTTCTTGGTTGTGCTTTTTTTGCCGGTGGGGTTGTTCACAACAAAAAAGATCAATTCTTCAATAAG GCTGCTGCTGTTGTGAATTCGGGGTTGCTGTTGATGGCTGTTATGGGTTTAACATTTCCTGCTGTCCTCCACTTTACAAGATCAGAGGTGCACTATGGAAAGTCAGAGGTTGCCCTTTCAAGGTTTAGCAGTGGCGTTATGCTTGTGGCATATGCTAGTTACCTTTTTTTCCAACTCAGGAGTCATCAAAACAGTTACCATCCAATTTCAGAT GGAGAGGGGCATATTGAGGACTCTGATGAAGATGAGCCTCCAGAGTTGAGCCAATGGGAATCAATATCATGGCTTGCAGTTTTAACACTTTGGATTTCCATTCTTTCTGAGTACCTTGTTGATGTCATAGAG GGAGCTTCAGATGCATTGAACCTTCCACTGGCCTTTATCAGTGTCATTTTACTTCCTATTGTTGGAAATGCTGCTGAACACGCTAGTGCAATTATGTTTGCCATGAAGGATAAGCTT GATATTTCTCTGGGAGTTGCCATTGGATCATCAACTCAAATATCCATGTTTGTG ATTCCTTTCACTGTGGTTGTTGGTTGGGTTATGGGGACACAGATGGACCTAAATTTTCAGTTATTTGAGACTGCAACTCTTTTTATAACAGTGTTGGTTGTGGCATTTATGCTACAG GAGGGCACGGCAAACTATTTCAAAGGTTTAATGTTGATACTCTGCTACTTCATTGTCGCTGCTAGCTTCTATTTCCACACTGATCCAACAGAAA